The Vicia villosa cultivar HV-30 ecotype Madison, WI linkage group LG1, Vvil1.0, whole genome shotgun sequence genome includes a region encoding these proteins:
- the LOC131643556 gene encoding heavy metal-associated isoprenylated plant protein 39-like isoform X1 encodes MAQQKVVLKVLTMTDDKTKKKSIEAVADIYGVDSIETDVNEQKLTVIGEMDTVAVVKKLKKVGKVDIVSVGPAIEEKKEEKKEEKEEKKEEKKEEKKEEKK; translated from the exons ATGGCTCAG CAGAAGGTGGTGTTAAAGGTCCTTACTATGACGGATGACAAAACAAAGAAGAAATCAATAGAAGCAGTTGCAGATATCTATG GAGTTGATTCAATCGAGACTGATGTTAATGAACAGAAGTTAACAGTGATTGGCGAAATGGATACAGTGGCAGTAGTGAAGAAGCTAAAGAAAGTGGGAAAGGTAGATATAGTATCAGTTGGACCTGCcatagaagagaagaaagaagagaagaaagaagaaaaggaagagaaaaaggaagagaaaaaggaagagaaaaaggaagagaaaaaaTAA
- the LOC131643556 gene encoding heavy metal-associated isoprenylated plant protein 39-like isoform X2, which translates to MAQKVVLKVLTMTDDKTKKKSIEAVADIYGVDSIETDVNEQKLTVIGEMDTVAVVKKLKKVGKVDIVSVGPAIEEKKEEKKEEKEEKKEEKKEEKKEEKK; encoded by the exons ATGGCTCAG AAGGTGGTGTTAAAGGTCCTTACTATGACGGATGACAAAACAAAGAAGAAATCAATAGAAGCAGTTGCAGATATCTATG GAGTTGATTCAATCGAGACTGATGTTAATGAACAGAAGTTAACAGTGATTGGCGAAATGGATACAGTGGCAGTAGTGAAGAAGCTAAAGAAAGTGGGAAAGGTAGATATAGTATCAGTTGGACCTGCcatagaagagaagaaagaagagaagaaagaagaaaaggaagagaaaaaggaagagaaaaaggaagagaaaaaggaagagaaaaaaTAA